The following are encoded in a window of Roseivirga misakiensis genomic DNA:
- a CDS encoding ABC transporter permease, which yields MSLGRQKTRPPRIAKWLLESFCSYDFLSTALWDMEELFHRNVKTKGIHKAKWLYLREAISVVTYLFFKGKSQYSTNKTAMIKHYILISFRSFKRYRSTFLINLFGLATGLASALMIYLWVNDELHMGQFEEKDSDRHFQVLVNTKYSSDINTKEYALMPLAKAMEEEFPEVEKGIPVMAEPYYKGVLSHEGNDLWAVPIFAGDGYFDIFQSDFLAGNKANALDNNGVVISTKLANSLFRGAENAMGKTVQFKGEYHQGPFVVTGVFKPAEDDIIPHDILLSFDHFLSWRPENNNWNNGGTQVHLVLKDGVDIDQFNAKIYDILDKFAGYDDKLFVQKYSDKYLYGKYVNGVPVAGRIVYVKIFSLIAVFILIIACINYMNLSTAQASRRVKEIGVKKAIGAQRRALIYQFFSESIFITFLSLLLAVGIATIFLPSFNTITGKSLAIGQASHLVLPALTLTILTGLIAGIYPGLYLSGFKPVLALKGKLQASSGGLWLRKGLVVFQFATSVVLVISAVVIYQQMSFISASNLGYDQEQLVSFNRDGKLYEGDAEAFMGEVRNLSGVVSMSYLWGELPGQVSGGSGMQWEDMDREAPRVDFSFIEGGYEMAEVLGVEFKEGRSLSKEFATDEVAVVLNESAAQIIGYDAPVGRRFYNGHDVGEVVGLVKDFHFEGFQKEIGPFFFMYSEDGDRFMTKIRPENQMETIRAIEKLHESFNPGYPFIFEFVDDSYQQVYLEEKRISTLSKYFSGIAITISCLGLLALTAFSTQRRFKEIAIRKVLGSSNSGIMRLLSKEFTVLVLLAILIAVPIGFYLMKNWLDGFAYRISLEPVYFVLSGVVMLLFAWLTIVSQTAKSASVNITESLRSE from the coding sequence ATGAGTCTCGGGCGACAAAAAACACGGCCACCAAGAATTGCCAAGTGGCTACTAGAGAGCTTTTGTTCTTATGACTTCCTGTCCACAGCACTTTGGGATATGGAAGAGCTATTTCATCGAAATGTAAAAACTAAAGGAATCCACAAAGCTAAATGGCTCTATTTAAGAGAGGCAATTAGCGTTGTCACCTACCTCTTTTTCAAAGGAAAAAGTCAATACTCAACAAACAAAACCGCTATGATAAAACACTACATTCTTATCTCATTTAGGAGCTTCAAACGCTATAGAAGCACTTTCCTAATCAACCTTTTCGGCTTAGCCACTGGCCTTGCAAGTGCCCTCATGATATACCTATGGGTAAATGACGAATTGCATATGGGACAATTCGAGGAAAAGGACAGTGATCGGCATTTTCAGGTTTTGGTAAATACAAAATATTCCAGTGATATAAACACGAAAGAATATGCGCTGATGCCATTGGCGAAAGCGATGGAAGAAGAGTTTCCTGAAGTGGAAAAGGGAATACCCGTTATGGCAGAACCTTATTATAAGGGTGTGCTTTCTCACGAGGGCAACGACCTATGGGCAGTACCCATTTTTGCAGGTGATGGGTACTTCGATATCTTCCAATCTGACTTTTTAGCTGGTAATAAAGCCAATGCTTTGGATAATAACGGAGTGGTTATCTCCACAAAGTTGGCGAACAGCCTTTTTAGAGGTGCCGAAAATGCCATGGGTAAGACAGTTCAATTCAAGGGTGAATATCATCAAGGGCCCTTTGTGGTAACAGGAGTATTTAAGCCTGCTGAAGATGACATAATTCCTCATGACATCCTTTTAAGCTTCGACCATTTTTTAAGTTGGAGACCAGAGAATAATAACTGGAATAACGGGGGAACTCAAGTTCATTTGGTGTTGAAGGACGGAGTTGATATTGATCAGTTTAACGCAAAAATCTATGACATACTCGACAAATTCGCTGGGTACGATGACAAGCTATTTGTACAGAAATATTCTGATAAATATCTCTATGGAAAATATGTAAATGGAGTTCCAGTTGCCGGACGCATTGTATATGTAAAGATTTTCTCACTCATCGCGGTCTTTATTTTAATCATTGCTTGTATCAACTACATGAACTTATCTACCGCCCAAGCCTCACGGAGAGTTAAGGAAATTGGTGTAAAGAAGGCCATTGGCGCTCAAAGAAGAGCATTGATTTATCAATTTTTCAGCGAAAGTATATTCATTACATTTCTGTCTCTCCTTTTGGCAGTTGGAATAGCTACTATATTCCTTCCCTCCTTTAATACCATTACAGGAAAGTCACTGGCGATTGGTCAAGCTTCTCACCTCGTGCTGCCAGCCCTAACCCTTACTATTCTTACTGGTTTAATTGCCGGAATTTACCCTGGTCTTTATCTGTCTGGTTTCAAGCCGGTATTAGCGCTAAAAGGAAAACTACAGGCCAGTTCGGGTGGTCTTTGGCTTCGAAAAGGACTGGTTGTATTTCAGTTTGCTACTTCTGTAGTGCTAGTAATCTCAGCAGTAGTCATTTACCAACAAATGAGCTTCATAAGTGCGTCGAATCTGGGTTATGATCAGGAACAGCTTGTTTCTTTTAATCGAGATGGCAAACTGTACGAAGGCGATGCGGAAGCCTTTATGGGCGAAGTCCGAAACCTAAGTGGCGTGGTCAGTATGTCCTACCTCTGGGGGGAATTACCGGGACAAGTGAGCGGTGGTAGCGGCATGCAATGGGAAGACATGGATCGAGAAGCTCCAAGAGTCGACTTTAGTTTCATAGAAGGTGGTTACGAAATGGCTGAAGTTTTGGGTGTAGAATTCAAAGAAGGTAGGTCGTTATCTAAAGAATTTGCCACCGATGAAGTAGCGGTTGTCTTAAATGAATCCGCTGCACAGATTATCGGATATGATGCACCTGTTGGTAGAAGGTTCTATAATGGTCATGATGTAGGTGAGGTTGTAGGCTTAGTCAAAGACTTTCACTTCGAGGGCTTTCAAAAAGAAATCGGCCCTTTCTTCTTTATGTATAGTGAAGACGGAGATCGTTTCATGACCAAGATCAGGCCAGAAAATCAAATGGAAACCATTAGAGCCATTGAAAAACTGCATGAATCTTTTAACCCCGGGTACCCCTTTATATTTGAGTTTGTCGATGACAGCTATCAACAAGTTTACCTTGAGGAAAAGCGAATTTCAACCCTTTCCAAGTACTTTTCGGGTATTGCTATTACGATTTCTTGCCTAGGACTTTTGGCACTTACTGCTTTTAGTACCCAAAGAAGATTCAAGGAGATAGCTATCAGGAAAGTACTTGGATCTAGCAATAGTGGCATCATGAGACTTCTATCTAAAGAATTCACAGTCTTAGTACTTCTCGCCATTCTCATTGCCGTACCAATCGGGTTTTACCTCATGAAAAACTGGTTAGATGGTTTTGCGTATCGCATCAGTTTAGAACCAGTATACTTCGTTTTATCTGGGGTAGTAATGCTACTATTTGCTTGGTTAACCATCGTGAGTCAAACGGCTAAATCTGCTAGCGTCAATATCACAGAAAGTTTAAGAAGTGAATAA
- a CDS encoding ABC transporter permease, with protein sequence MSKTKNIAPPRFAQKLLLRFLKEDLAEEVLGDLEERYAKKLALAGTKKAKRDYWRQVANYVRPFALKKNRLITLKTGTMQRHYLKISWRNLLRDKVFSSIKIGGFAVGIAACILIALYINHELSYDKHYKDGERIFRIANSYESEEYSELWTNLHGPFKPVLEEYIPEIEKVSRVVLWKWGNVGDNHIRLINSPTNIYESGFFYADPELLEILEIPMVYGSQISALDKPNSIVISKSKADKYFPNQNPVGQQIVLNDDSENAYTIGGVMEDFPTTSHLQGDFIMTLKDRKSGPGTSGWCCTNYDFYIKLIPNTDKTAMEEKLVKIRDTYVINELKEAGQTRTDDIQLHQAFYLQPIQNIYLNRENIGDNMKHGTHDLIWIFGGVALTILLLAGLNFINLSTAKSVKRAKEVGLRKVVGSHRSGLIVQHLTESSFYSVLSVALGALIAWIMLPLFNEVAAQSIAIPWSSFWFIPTLLLAALTIGLLSGIYPAFYLSKFNPIEVLKGSMTKGTKASFFRNTMVVFQFTVTVVLIIAAIVSQKQFQHFMTKSLGYEKEQVINIMGLNGLNENERKVMKEEMLRSSTVKQASLADYIPVEGGRRTNFGFGLMTNRGLNEGFEASRWTVDEDYLATMSMEIVKGRNFDKAMADEESIIINETMAQAFNLEDPLGVQVIDMFDDKYRIIGVVKDFYFESLTGSIRPLAMVLGSGRETLSLKVDASNVEQTLSSIQYTWDKFKPNQPLRYSFMDQKFEQMYEGLTQAKLLLVIFSILSVTIACLGLFALSAYSVDQRIKEVSVRKVLGASAQRIFKLLASDFIKLILIAIAIAIPAGYYLMDELLGDMANRIDLSWSIFGLAALMAFTIALITVSFESFKAATVNPAARLRSE encoded by the coding sequence CTGAGTAAAACTAAAAACATAGCACCTCCTCGCTTCGCCCAGAAGTTACTGTTAAGATTTTTGAAAGAAGACCTTGCAGAAGAAGTCTTGGGCGATCTTGAGGAAAGATATGCCAAAAAATTAGCGTTAGCCGGTACTAAAAAAGCTAAACGTGATTACTGGCGACAAGTGGCAAATTATGTAAGACCATTTGCCTTAAAAAAGAATAGGTTAATAACACTCAAAACAGGAACAATGCAACGACACTATTTAAAGATCTCATGGAGAAACTTATTAAGAGATAAGGTCTTTTCTTCAATTAAAATTGGGGGTTTTGCTGTAGGCATTGCAGCATGCATACTCATAGCACTATACATCAATCATGAGCTCAGCTATGATAAACATTACAAAGATGGCGAACGCATCTTTCGAATCGCCAATAGCTATGAAAGTGAAGAATATTCGGAATTATGGACCAATCTACATGGCCCCTTTAAACCAGTTTTAGAGGAATATATTCCTGAAATAGAAAAAGTAAGCCGTGTGGTACTCTGGAAATGGGGAAACGTAGGAGACAATCACATCCGATTGATCAATTCCCCAACCAACATCTACGAATCAGGGTTCTTTTATGCCGACCCTGAGTTATTGGAAATCCTAGAAATACCGATGGTATATGGCAGTCAAATTAGCGCCTTAGATAAGCCAAACAGCATCGTTATTTCCAAAAGCAAGGCTGATAAGTACTTCCCGAATCAGAATCCTGTTGGTCAGCAGATCGTCTTGAATGATGATTCGGAAAACGCCTATACAATCGGCGGTGTGATGGAAGATTTCCCGACCACTTCGCATTTACAGGGCGACTTTATCATGACACTGAAAGATCGTAAAAGTGGGCCTGGAACTTCTGGCTGGTGCTGTACTAACTATGATTTCTACATAAAGCTCATTCCTAATACCGATAAAACGGCCATGGAAGAGAAGTTGGTAAAGATCAGAGATACTTACGTGATCAATGAGCTAAAAGAAGCCGGCCAGACCCGTACCGATGACATTCAACTACACCAAGCCTTCTATTTACAACCCATTCAAAACATCTACCTAAATAGAGAAAACATAGGCGATAATATGAAGCATGGGACGCATGATCTGATTTGGATCTTTGGAGGAGTTGCCTTGACCATACTTCTGCTTGCAGGGCTAAACTTTATTAACCTATCTACCGCCAAGTCGGTTAAAAGAGCTAAAGAAGTCGGCTTAAGAAAAGTTGTGGGTTCTCATCGGTCAGGACTTATTGTACAACACCTCACTGAATCCTCTTTTTACAGTGTTCTTTCTGTTGCCCTTGGAGCCTTAATTGCGTGGATTATGCTACCGCTGTTTAATGAGGTAGCAGCCCAATCCATCGCTATTCCATGGAGTTCTTTTTGGTTTATTCCAACTTTATTGCTCGCCGCTTTAACCATCGGTTTGCTATCGGGAATTTACCCAGCTTTCTACTTATCAAAATTCAACCCAATCGAAGTATTGAAAGGAAGTATGACTAAGGGCACGAAGGCTTCATTTTTCAGAAATACCATGGTAGTATTTCAGTTTACAGTAACCGTTGTACTGATCATTGCTGCCATAGTTTCTCAAAAACAGTTTCAACATTTCATGACCAAGTCCTTGGGTTATGAGAAAGAACAGGTCATTAACATAATGGGATTGAATGGCTTGAACGAAAATGAGCGAAAAGTCATGAAGGAAGAAATGCTGCGCTCATCTACCGTCAAACAAGCCTCATTAGCCGATTATATCCCTGTAGAGGGTGGCAGAAGAACTAACTTCGGCTTTGGGCTCATGACAAATAGAGGCTTAAATGAAGGTTTCGAAGCATCGCGTTGGACTGTCGATGAAGACTATCTGGCGACAATGAGTATGGAAATAGTAAAGGGTAGAAATTTCGACAAGGCAATGGCTGATGAAGAATCTATCATTATTAATGAAACCATGGCGCAAGCCTTCAACTTAGAAGATCCGTTAGGTGTTCAAGTCATAGATATGTTTGACGATAAATACCGCATTATCGGTGTGGTCAAAGACTTTTATTTCGAATCATTAACGGGTTCCATCCGACCGCTTGCTATGGTTTTAGGCAGTGGTAGAGAAACGCTTTCACTGAAGGTAGATGCTAGTAATGTTGAGCAGACTTTATCGTCTATTCAATACACATGGGATAAGTTCAAGCCAAACCAGCCACTGCGATACAGTTTTATGGATCAAAAATTTGAGCAAATGTATGAAGGCCTAACCCAAGCCAAGTTATTACTGGTGATATTTTCGATTTTATCAGTGACTATTGCCTGCTTAGGGTTATTTGCACTTTCTGCCTATTCGGTCGATCAAAGAATTAAGGAAGTCAGTGTTCGTAAAGTACTTGGTGCCAGTGCACAGCGGATCTTTAAACTACTCGCATCGGATTTTATAAAACTCATATTAATTGCCATTGCGATTGCCATACCTGCAGGCTATTACCTGATGGACGAATTGCTCGGTGATATGGCCAATAGAATCGATTTATCTTGGTCAATCTTTGGTTTGGCTGCGCTAATGGCCTTCACTATCGCTTTGATTACCGTGAGTTTTGAATCATTCAAAGCTGCTACCGTAAACCCAGCTGCAAGATTGAGGTCTGAGTGA
- a CDS encoding PadR family transcriptional regulator has product MKKLKLGAFEELVLLTTGVLQDNAYGVTIKLELEEQLNKSISLGALYSALQRLEEKGWVNSRIGGITEKQGGRRKQYFDITKEGMSILDEVRAMRNSLFDRLPQAKINLIKP; this is encoded by the coding sequence ATGAAAAAACTGAAATTAGGAGCCTTCGAAGAACTTGTTCTACTAACCACAGGTGTACTGCAAGACAATGCCTATGGGGTCACCATCAAATTAGAACTTGAAGAACAACTCAACAAAAGCATAAGTCTTGGAGCGCTATATTCTGCGCTGCAACGATTGGAAGAAAAGGGTTGGGTGAACTCTAGAATTGGTGGAATCACAGAAAAACAAGGAGGCAGAAGAAAACAGTATTTCGATATTACCAAAGAAGGCATGTCCATACTCGATGAGGTACGCGCTATGCGAAACTCCCTCTTCGATCGCCTTCCACAAGCCAAAATCAATCTCATCAAACCATGA
- a CDS encoding FtsX-like permease family protein → MIGLKNHIGPPRLAEKLLLWFLKEDLAEEVQGDLEEKFYQTLETHSSAKAKRNYWFQVLNYLRPFAFKKYRSPRIFGKNSTIMFKHNLLISFRSFRRYKSTFLINLFGLATGLASALLIYLWVNDEIKTDKFHEKDSDRHVQVIHTYPTSGTYHTETDGSTPNPLFERLPKDLPEIEYAFPVKAYQGYKGVLSFEENKARARYQFIGKGYFNVFPGDFIHGNKHEILSDKGEVAISEKLAISLFDTTDDAVGQLVEFKDEFYEGVYLVTGIFKKTKNNSADFDMLFSYELFKNPDLMQWYNSGTQAHLVLKEGVDLAEFNTKLKTYLTTLSENWKDILYAQPYSERYLYGKFEIGVPVSGRIIYVRLFSLIAIAILIIACINYMNFSTAQASRKIKEIGVKKAIGAGRKSLVLQYFGESVSMAFLALLVAIGIAFLLLPQFNEITGKVLTFTFSKDVVIAILSITLFTGFVSGIYPALLLSNFNPIVALKGKLKSGGNSIWLRKGLVIFQFVVSVIMIASVIVVYKQVEFIQTTNLGYEKDHIVTFPKEGKLKTDFEPFLSGLRNIPGVVKASQMSGELPGEVYYTQGFKWEGMGEDDKSLRFYNIRGGYDLIDLLDIELKEGRNFSRDFPTDKDAYILNEAAVEMMQLKDPIGQKIGNFNPRVSAKEVIGVVGNFHFESMQEKVKPLFFRLTDSGSKFVVKMAAGTERETIERIEQLYESLNEGYLFEYKFLDDDYQAIYAAEERITVLSKYFAGIAIAISFLGLLALTTFSTQRRFKEIAIRKVLGSTSTAIAQMLSREFILLVFTAIIIALPISYYLTQNWLDGFAYRIELKFIYYIIAGILMMTVAWLTIMTQTAKSSKVNVTESLKDE, encoded by the coding sequence GTGATCGGCCTAAAAAACCATATCGGTCCTCCACGACTCGCCGAAAAGCTATTACTCTGGTTTTTGAAAGAGGATTTAGCGGAAGAGGTTCAAGGCGATCTGGAGGAAAAATTCTATCAAACACTGGAAACACATTCGAGCGCAAAAGCAAAAAGGAATTATTGGTTTCAGGTGCTAAACTACCTTAGACCTTTTGCCTTTAAAAAATATCGGTCACCCCGAATCTTCGGGAAAAACTCAACTATTATGTTCAAACACAATCTATTAATCTCATTCAGAAGTTTTAGGCGCTACAAAAGCACCTTTTTGATCAATCTTTTTGGACTGGCAACAGGATTGGCCAGTGCGTTATTGATTTATCTGTGGGTGAATGATGAAATTAAGACAGATAAATTTCATGAAAAAGATAGCGATCGGCATGTTCAAGTTATCCATACTTATCCTACTTCAGGCACTTACCACACTGAAACAGATGGATCAACCCCAAACCCGTTATTTGAAAGGTTACCAAAAGATTTACCTGAAATTGAATATGCTTTTCCTGTCAAAGCTTATCAAGGCTACAAAGGCGTTCTCTCATTCGAAGAAAATAAAGCTCGAGCTCGATATCAATTCATTGGAAAAGGCTATTTCAATGTATTTCCGGGGGACTTTATCCATGGAAACAAACATGAAATACTGTCTGATAAAGGAGAAGTAGCGATTTCAGAGAAACTGGCCATCAGTTTATTCGATACCACCGACGATGCCGTAGGCCAACTTGTAGAGTTCAAAGATGAATTCTATGAAGGCGTATATCTCGTCACAGGAATCTTTAAAAAGACCAAGAACAATTCGGCTGACTTTGACATGCTCTTTAGCTATGAACTTTTCAAAAATCCAGACCTAATGCAATGGTACAACAGTGGTACTCAAGCGCACTTAGTCCTCAAAGAAGGGGTGGATTTGGCTGAGTTTAACACTAAACTCAAAACCTATCTAACCACATTATCTGAGAATTGGAAAGATATTCTTTATGCTCAACCTTACTCGGAAAGATATCTCTACGGCAAATTTGAGATTGGTGTACCGGTCTCTGGAAGAATCATTTATGTGCGACTCTTTTCCCTGATAGCCATTGCTATTTTAATCATAGCCTGTATTAACTACATGAATTTCTCTACTGCTCAAGCCTCAAGAAAAATAAAGGAAATCGGTGTGAAAAAGGCTATTGGCGCAGGCCGAAAGTCCCTTGTTTTACAGTATTTCGGAGAATCTGTGTCTATGGCTTTTCTTGCATTATTAGTGGCCATAGGTATAGCTTTCCTGCTTCTTCCACAATTCAATGAAATCACCGGAAAGGTATTGACCTTTACTTTCTCCAAGGATGTCGTAATTGCTATTTTATCGATAACCTTGTTTACCGGGTTTGTCTCGGGAATCTATCCAGCACTTTTACTTTCAAACTTTAATCCTATCGTCGCGCTGAAAGGGAAATTGAAGAGTGGTGGAAATAGCATTTGGCTACGCAAGGGACTAGTGATCTTCCAATTCGTAGTCTCAGTGATAATGATCGCTTCGGTGATCGTAGTCTACAAGCAGGTGGAGTTTATTCAAACCACAAATCTAGGTTATGAAAAAGATCACATCGTCACTTTCCCAAAAGAAGGCAAACTCAAAACGGACTTCGAGCCTTTTCTTTCAGGGCTAAGGAACATTCCTGGCGTTGTAAAAGCATCGCAAATGAGTGGTGAATTACCAGGCGAAGTCTATTACACGCAAGGCTTCAAATGGGAAGGTATGGGTGAGGACGATAAAAGTTTAAGGTTTTACAATATCCGTGGCGGATATGACCTGATCGACTTACTGGATATAGAGCTGAAAGAAGGGCGTAACTTTTCTAGGGACTTTCCTACTGATAAAGATGCTTATATATTAAATGAGGCAGCTGTTGAGATGATGCAATTAAAAGACCCGATCGGACAGAAGATTGGCAACTTTAACCCGAGAGTTAGTGCCAAAGAAGTAATTGGCGTAGTGGGAAATTTCCATTTCGAATCTATGCAAGAAAAAGTCAAGCCTTTGTTTTTCAGATTGACTGATAGCGGGTCGAAGTTCGTTGTAAAAATGGCCGCTGGAACGGAAAGAGAAACAATAGAACGAATCGAACAACTATACGAAAGCCTAAACGAGGGTTATCTTTTTGAATACAAGTTTTTAGATGATGACTACCAAGCGATATACGCGGCAGAGGAACGCATCACAGTGCTTTCGAAATATTTTGCTGGAATAGCCATTGCTATCTCTTTCCTTGGCCTTTTGGCGCTAACTACTTTTAGCACGCAGCGTAGATTTAAAGAAATTGCCATTAGAAAAGTCTTAGGGTCTACGAGTACGGCAATCGCTCAGATGCTGTCTCGAGAGTTTATTTTACTAGTATTCACAGCCATCATTATAGCCTTACCAATAAGTTATTATCTGACACAGAATTGGCTGGATGGATTTGCCTACAGAATTGAATTAAAGTTCATCTATTATATAATTGCTGGAATTCTCATGATGACGGTAGCTTGGCTCACCATCATGACACAAACCGCAAAATCTTCCAAAGTGAACGTTACAGAAAGTCTAAAGGATGAATAA